The Papio anubis isolate 15944 unplaced genomic scaffold, Panubis1.0 scaffold378, whole genome shotgun sequence genomic sequence gctttaaaaaaatgtcattgcTGTGCTTCTTATTCCTCTGGCTGACTTCAGAATTGAGGACCGGGAATCCTGAAAATTTGCAAAGTTATCTCCTATCCTCACTGCCTTGGAACACCCATTATTCCACTCTCTGTCTAATTTCTACTCATGTTTCAAGTCTAAACAGGAAGATTCTTCTGTGATCATGCCTCTCTCTTTCGCATGAATTAAATGCATACATTATGCTAGTAATGCTTCTGGAATGAAGGAATAatcgaaagaaagaaagtggggggagggaagcagggaaagtaaaataagaaaggcAGCCTTATCTGGAAGGAGCTCCCAAAAGTGTATCTCTTAACACATATCAGAAAAAAAGGGTCACCAAATATCCAGACAATGAAGGTATGGATCAGTAGGAAGAATCTGAGGGAATTTGGAAAGGCTACATTTTGGAAAAAGCATTGCTCTCCCAGggttcccttttaaaaatttaaataaaccttGAGAGTAGTGATGCATAAATGAATTTGAGCTGTCACAGTTCCCCCTTTGGAAGAGGGCCTTAGAGCTTATAAAAGACCCtaagtggaggtgggaggagacaAAAGGGGTGGGATGTCAGTTTCAAGTTTCCAGGGCATTCTCTGATTGTGCTCTATGTCCCTGCAGACTGCCAGTGTGACCTCACCCTCTCCAGTCACCCCTCCTCAGTTCCAGCTATGAGTTCCTGCAACTTCACACATGCCACCTTTGTGCTTATTGGTATCCCAGGACTGGAGAAAGCCCATTTCTGGGTTGGCTTCCCCCTCCTTTCCATGTATGTAGTGGCAGTGTTTGGAAACTGCATCGTGGTCTTCATCGTAAGGACGGAACGCAACCTGCACTCTCCGATGTACCTCTTTCTCTGCATGCTGGCAGCCATTGACCTGGCCTTATCCACATCCACCATGCCTAAGATCCTTGCACTTTTCTGGTTTGATTCCCGAGAGATTAGCTTTGAGGCCTGCCTTACCCAGATGTTCTTTATTCATGCCCTCTCGGCCATTGAATCCACCATCCTGCTGGCCATGGCCTTTGACCGTTATGTGGCCATCTGCCACCCACTGCGCCATGCTGCTGTGCTCAACAATACAGTAACAGCCCAGATTGGCATCGTGGCTGTGGTCCGCGggtccctcttttttttcccactgccTCTGCTGATCAAGCGACTGGCCTTCTGCCACTCCAATGTACTCTCACACTCCTATTGTGTCCACCAGGATGTGATGAAGTTGGCCTATGCAGACACTTTGCCCAATGTGGTATATGGTCTTACTGCCATTCTGCTGGTCATGGGAGTGGATGTAATGTTCATCTCCTTGTCTTATTTTCTGATAATACGAACGGTGCTGCAACTGCCTTCTAAGTCAGAGCGGGCCAAGGCCTTTGGAACCTGTGTGTCACATATTGGTGTGGTACTTGCCTTCTATGTGCCACTTATTGGCCTCTCAGTGGTACACCGCTTTGGAAACAGCCTTCATCCCATTGTGCGTGTTGTCATGGGTGACATCTACCTGCTGCTGCCTCCTGTCATCAATCCCATCATCTATGGTGCCAAAACCAAACAGATCAGAACAAGGGTGCTGGCTATGTTCAAGATCAGCTGTGACAAGGACTTTCAGGCTGTGGGAGGCAAGTGACCCTTAACACTACACTTCTCCTTATCTTTATTGGCTTGATAAACATAATTATTTCCAACACTAGCTTATTTCCAGTTGCCCATAAGCACATCAGTGCTTTTCTCTGGCTGGAATAATAAACTAAAGTATGGTCCATCTACTTAAAGGACTATTATGTGGAATAATACATACTAATGAAGTATTATGTGAATTAAAGACTACAATAAAACCAAACATAAAGATACATGATTGAAGCCAAGTTGAAAAATAGCATATGCCTTGGAGGAAATGTGCTCAAATTGCTAATGATTTAGTGTTGTccctactttctttttattattattattatcattattattattatggcgGTATTGGTTAACTGTCatgtacaacttttttttttttttattttttagatggggtcttgctctgtcaccaggctggagtgaagtggcatgatctcggctcactgcaacctccgcatcctgggttcaagcaattcttctgcctcagcctcctgagtagctgggactacaggcacgtgccaccacacctggctaattttttgtatgtttcagtagagacgaggtttcaccatgttggccaggatgatctcgatctcctgatcatcacctcgtgatccacctgcctcggcctcccaaagtgctgggattacaggtgtgagccacggcgcccggcccgtgtacaactttttaaatagggaatatgatagctgggcatggtggtatgcacctgtagcccccactacccggaaggctgaggtgggagaatcgctcgagtccaggagtttgaggttcagtgacccatgatcacaccactacactccagcctgggcaacagagcaagaccctatctcaaagcatacaatggaataacatGTCAAATGAAATAGGGAAAACGAAGCTGACCATTTATGTAAGCCAGGGCTTGTCACAGTCTCTATTGTTATTATGCATTACCTGGGAATTTATATAAGCCGTTAATAATAATGCCAACCAACATATCACGTGTGCTCACAATGTTCTGGCACTATTGTAAGTGCTTTACAGGTTTCATGTGTTCTTCATAACTTGGTGGAGTAGGTACCATTTGTGTCTCTTTATTATAAGTGAGAGAAATGAAGTTTATATTATCAAGGGgactaaagtcacacagcttgtgGGCACTGCAccaagatttaaaattaaattcgACAGTTGAATACAGTTACTTAACTACCACGTTATATTGCTTCCTGGGTAACATCTGCCATTTATTTCCTCAGCTGTACAaatcctctgttttctttctgttacacGCTAACATCAATGGCTTTGAACATGTGATGAGAGATAATCCTGCCCTAGTTGTGGGCAACACATGCAGAATACTCTTCCTGTTTTACAGCCACCTTTCATGGTCTTATTGCTTGCTTCTTTCCAGATTCAGGGAGAATGTTGTTGTCTATTTGTCTCTTACATCTCCTTGatcatgtcttcatttttaatgtgCTCTGTACCTGTCAAAAATTTTGAATGTACACCACATGCTATTGCCTGAACTTAagtataagataaaataaaattttattttaaattttgctgaGTGTTATGCCTATTGATTTTACATTTATAGAATCCTATAAATCAGAGTTGGAGATGTGAGAGATTCCCTAGTCTTCTTTCTCACCAGTGCAGGAATCCTGACTGGAATGGTTCACACAATAGTAAGGATGCTGAATGCATCTTATTTCAATGTAGGGTATTCCCACTGTACTGTTGAGCAGATCCAGTGAGCAGCTGAGATCTGAATACAATCATTGGGCCTATATGTTCCCTCCGTAGCTTCACTAAACAAGTCTTGGGTGCAGGACTTGGGTAGATAAACCATGAGGGAGACTCTATACTGTAGGCTCTCTCTTAGGAGGAGGGAATCACAGATACTTGATGTGTAGTGATGACGGGCTCTGCCAGCATATAGATCTGTGAGCATTCAACGGTGCTTCATTGTTCAGAGGCAGTAAAGTGGCTTCCAAAGTCAGGCAGTTAATCAATGCACATAGGCCAGGGCTAAAGGGAGGAAACAcaatagaagaaatggatgatttcTCTAAAGAAATGAAAGTGTACCCATGCTCTCTGTAAAGTGCAGATTCATGTGTTGGGCCCCACCCTCAAATAATGAGGTCATGTGCCTCATTTTACGAGGTTAAACTCTACTATGTCTCTCCCCACAACCTCAGTCCTCTTCTACCTTCCTGTCCACTCCTTTACCTCAATTCAGATCCTCCAGCCTACTTCCATATGCCTAAGAACATAGCCATATTGACAATTTAATGAGTAgtagatttctttctctctcttctgtgaACAGCTAATCCCTTACTGTCTCCCACTATGATCCAAGTTGTTTATATACTCTTATcacctcctctccctttccctctgtcctaagatttttaacttttaaaagtagcccaggccgggaatggtggttcatgcctgtattcctagcactgtgggaggctgagggaggcgcatcacctgaggccagtagtttgagaccagtgtggccaatatggtaaaattccatctccactaaaaatacaaaaaatagccaggtgtggtggtgggtgtctgtaatcccagatactctggagactgaggcaggaggatcacttgaaccagggaggtggaggttgcagtgagccgagatctccaccactgcactccagcctggacaacagagcgagactccttctcaaaaaaaaaaaaaaaaaaaaaaacaaaacaaaataggccAAAGACTTCTGTGCCAATGTTCATGGTAGCATTATCCACAATCACcgaaaggtggaaacaacccaaatgtccatcaacagatgaatggataaacagaatgtggtttatatatacagtggaatattattcagtcttaaaaatctGGCACCcactacaacatagatgaaacttgaaaacattatgctaaataaaataagccagctGACAAAAGGACAAATcatatatgattccacttacatacagtatctagaataggcaaattcataaagaaagaaagtagaatacaggttaccagggactggggaaggggaggatgGAGAGTTATTGTTTATGGGTGCAGAGGTTCCGTTTGGGATaataaaaaagttctggaaatggatagtggttATGGGGGTTGTACAACAATATGAATTTGCTTAATGttactgaattgtacattttatgtttaaaatgttaaattttattttacatatgtttacCACAATAAAAGTTGCCAAAAATAATGCAAAACTCTCATGATCAATTTTATCTTAAGAATAtgttgaaatgattatattttagatgtcaggtttaaaatatattattaaggTATTTTAAAGAGTAGCTTGAAGAGGATGATATTTAGTTCAAAGTAATAAAGCTTTAATAGTAGGGCTACCAAGGTTGTAACAGGGCCATTATTTATAGCGGCAATTTTTATAGTCTTCAAATCCCATCCTGAAGGATACCAGCTGTATGTACATCTGGTCACCTAGCCTAAGGCTGAGCAAACAGAAGGCGGGAGACTTCCTGGCACTGTGCACGCTTGGGTAAGTCAactttctcttctccatttttctACCTGTAACCTTATTGTAGGTTTCATTTCTCAGACAGcagtacagaaatagaaaaaaaccttcAATTATACTTTCAATTATCCTTCTATGACTGTCAAATAATAACTTAGCAATATCTGACTGATTGGAATAATAAAGTTGTGATCATGTGGCTGAGAAAAAATCATATGaccttgtgatggttaatatcaTGTGCCCACTGGCTGGACTACAGTACCCAGATACTTAGTCACTCATGTTTTCTGGATTTCCCTGTAAGGgtgttttttttcagatgagattaATGTTTTAATCAGAGGACTTCGAGTAAAGGAGATTACCTTCCACAATGGGGGTGGGCCTTATCCAATTAGTTGAAGGCCTCAGTAGATCAGATTGACctgccctgggcaacaagaattaTCCCAACAGAGGTGGCCTGAGGACTTAATTGCCATGTTGTCTCCAGATTGGCTCTGCAGTCTACTGACCTACCCTACAGATATTGGATTCACTAGTCTCCATTGTGTGAGCTGATTCCTCAACAGAAATATCTCTATTTCTCTATCTCTACAtattatctgtctatctatctatatatctcctttgattctgcttctctggagaactctgacaaATACAAACCTAAAAGTTATAAAAGTGGGGAAAATTGTCCCTGTGAGCAGCTAACCTGTGAAGGGAGAACTGAAATTTGAAAGAAACCCCATAAAAACAACATGCAAAACACAAATCAAATTAACTGGGCCAGCCAAATCTAAGGTCGGCATCACAAACTACACAAGcccaaattcttttatttatttatttattttattattattattttttgagacacagtttcactcttgttgcccaggctggagtgcaatggcacaatctcagctcactacaacctccacctcccgggttcaagccatactcctgcctcagcttctcgaatagctgggattacagacgcctgccagcatgcctggctaattttttgtatttttagtagaaacagagtcttaccacgttggccaggctggtcttgaactccagacctcaggtgatccacctgcctcagcctcccaaagtgctaggattacaagggtgagccaccacgcccagccccaagcttaaattattttaataacagtTTGCTCAGACCATGTGACTAAAGATCAAAGATAAACTGATCTAACCATAACTCTGCATGAACTCACATGTTCTAAAGACAAAACCCCTGAAAAATCCATGTGAAAACCATCCTATGACTAACCCTAGATCCCCCACACTCCATAAATACGTTTCCCTAACTCTCTCCTTTTGATGTACTTTGTTCCATTTAATTGTTCTTAAGCATGAGGCAGAGAGTTATGTAAGAAATGTctggccatcctggctaacagggtgaaaccccgtctctaccaaaaatacaaaaaattagctgggcgtggtgggcgggtgcctgtagtcccagctacctgggaagctgaggcagaagaatggcatgaacccgggaggtagagcttgcagtgagccgaaatctccccacttgcactccagcctgggcgacagagcgagactccgtctcaaaaaaaaaaaaagaaagaaaaaagaaatgtctggAATATTTATTTGGGGGTCCTAAAAGCAGTGCCTGAGACAGGGACTTGGGTGAAGCTAGTGTAATTAAGACATGTTTCTAGAAAATAGGAGTGAGGGAACAGAGACAGTGAGacaaggcagaagaaaattcaaCACAGAGTTATTACCAAGGTTGCTGCTGTGGACAATGAGCACTCAACTCTGCTAGGACTCTGTTCAGAATGCCTTGGGGGAATTGTCTGTCCAAAGGCTGAACTAGGGCATTTGCCGTCAACCTGCATCCTCATTTGACCCAAGGTTGCCCCTGGGCTTTGCCTACTTCTATGGCTTTGAAGAAAGCACAAAAGCAGAAAAGCATGGAGAAAGGGCACCAATTTAAAGTGGGAGAAATACtcagaatgaattaaaatgtCTGACACAGCTCCCGGTAAAGTCAGAAGAGGGCCAAGGCGGTATGACATTAGACACAGAGCATCTGTTCCACCTGGTTGTGGGGAGTGGAGGGTGGTAAAGGTTTGAGAAATCTTGGATTCGTTTATCTCTATTGCATTTAATATTACCATATACTGAGGGCTTACTGTTCATCCTCCAATAAAATAATACCTTATTTGCATAATCCTCAAAAAAAgcatctcacgcctgtaatcccagcactttgggaggccaaggagggcagatcatgaggtcaagagatcgagaccatcttggctaacacgtgaaaccccatctctactaaaaatacaaaaattagccaggtatgctaatgcacaactgtagtcccagctactcaggaggctgaggcaggagaatcacttgaacccaggaggcagaggttgcagtgagcagagatcgtgccactgcactccagcctggcgacagagtgaggctctgtctcaaaaaaatatattaaaaaaataaaaatttaatttaattttttaaaaaaacaagcatcTATGTTGATGGCCACTGTTCAaactaggaaactgaggcacaactGGGGGTCATATAATTTTCTGAGTCACTCAGTACTTCAGACTGGAACCTGGGTCTCTCTGACTTCGTAGTCTACTTTTTGAAGATTGTAGCCTGACCAGGCAGGCATGGAGCAGCATGGACTGGCATGGACTGGCCCAGCAAAGTGATAACCGATGCTGGGAAAAGACTTCCCCGACAGGAGGTGACTTTGCACAAATCATGTTCTTCTGTGTACTTCTGTTTTTTCCAGATGAAACATGGGCAACGGTGTAACACTTGCCCTTCGGAGATCAAGGAGGGTTCAGTCACAGGCACAGGATCATTTGCTTTCAATGTTTCTGCATCCCTTCTGCGAGGAAAAAGAACATCAGAAGTGTAACCCGGTCTGTCCCAGTTCCCACAGGTTCTACCCATGAAAGTGatgtgagattttctttttctttttttttctaagccaCTCTATTGAAGTCtgattgacatacaaaaagttacagatttttaatgtatacaacttgatATATTTGAACATAAGTGATACACCCTTAAAACAATCACCATAACTAGTGTGGTTAACTTATCcttcacctccaaaagtttcctctcACCTcctttattgttgttgctgttgttgctattgtttttccttttgtggtAAGGGCACTGAACATAAGCGCTAAtctcttaacacatttttaagtgtacgatACAGTAGTGTTAATCACAGGCCCTATGTTGAGTTGCTTTTAAAGAGATGCCTTCCCTCTTACTCCATACTATGTTCCCAAAGAGCAGGCCCAGAGAGAACCTGGGGGCGGGGGTAAAACACAAGAATAGCCTGCCCTGGGTCCTATGTTGAGGGAAGGATAGAGTCCTGGAATGGAATTTGGAGCTCTGAGCTACATCTCATGTTCTGCTACTAGGAGGGCGACCTTACTTAATTCATATAATCTCTTGGGATTAACTATAAAACATGGTGATTGAATTAGAAAATCCCTAAATCCTGCCCCCATTCTAAATATTAGTTGCCCTGAACACCATTAAGAAGTCACAGGCAATTCCAAAGGGCCTGTAAAGGCTGACACTCTCTGCAGTGTCCTTGGAAACTATTCTTTGACCCACACGAGAAAGCCAGCCCCCTTCCCTGAGGCCACCTCTTTGCCCAAACGTGGCATTTCTCCACTTGATCTCCTACCTCTTGTTCCTGCCAATTATGACTCTCTTCAAAAATCAAATCTGTTCCCAAATATTGTGGATGTTCTACCCCAAGAGATATTCACAGGCTTCCTATAAGGAAACATAGTCCAATAAAAAGAACAGATAGTTATCTTACTCATCAACTCAATTCACTCTTTGTGAGGCTGGCTTCTCTCACCTGTTTACTAGGGATGATAATGTTGTCTACGCTCAGTGCTTTTGTGAAAATTATGTGCAATGATCCACAGACAATGCCTAGGATAGTATTAATACATAGTACAAACTCAACAAATACTCATTATTATTACCATGGAAACG encodes the following:
- the LOC116273126 gene encoding olfactory receptor 51E2 codes for the protein MSSCNFTHATFVLIGIPGLEKAHFWVGFPLLSMYVVAVFGNCIVVFIVRTERNLHSPMYLFLCMLAAIDLALSTSTMPKILALFWFDSREISFEACLTQMFFIHALSAIESTILLAMAFDRYVAICHPLRHAAVLNNTVTAQIGIVAVVRGSLFFFPLPLLIKRLAFCHSNVLSHSYCVHQDVMKLAYADTLPNVVYGLTAILLVMGVDVMFISLSYFLIIRTVLQLPSKSERAKAFGTCVSHIGVVLAFYVPLIGLSVVHRFGNSLHPIVRVVMGDIYLLLPPVINPIIYGAKTKQIRTRVLAMFKISCDKDFQAVGGK